A single region of the Sorghum bicolor cultivar BTx623 chromosome 9, Sorghum_bicolor_NCBIv3, whole genome shotgun sequence genome encodes:
- the LOC8065918 gene encoding PRA1 family protein F2, whose product MSKYGTIPTTSSTPPPGASSSSSSPLDFISRAKARGASALATRRPWRELADPRALSVPRGFSAAYRRARANLAHFAANYALVVLLVVFVSLLWRPVSMLVFLACFAAWLVLYFLRDRDADGALVVCGRGVGDGVVIAVLSAVTLVLLLLTGATGFILTSLLVGLLLVLLHALLHRPADSIDDEAGRWYTPVPPSSY is encoded by the coding sequence ATGTCCAAGTACGGAACCATCCCGACCACCTCCTCCACTCCGCCACCgggggcctcctcctcctcctcctccccgctCGACTTCATCTCCCGCGCCAAGGCCCGCGGCGCGTCCGCGCTGGCCACGCGCCGCCCCTGGCGGGAGCTCGCGGACCCGCGCGCGCTCTCCGTCCCGCGCGGGTTCTCGGCCGCGTACCGCCGCGCGCGCGCCAACCTCGCGCACTTCGCCGCCAACTACGCGCTCGTCGTCCTGCTCGTCGTCTTCGTCTCCCTCCTCTGGCGGCCGGTCTCCATGCTCGTCTTCCTCGCCTGCTTCGCCGCCTGGCTCGTCCTCTACTTCCTCCGCGACCGCGACGCGGACGGGGCGCTCGTGGTCTGCGGGCGCGGCGTCGGGGACGGCGTCGTCATCGCGGTCCTCTCCGCGGTCACGCTTGTCCTGCTCCTGCTCACGGGCGCCACGGGCTTCATCCTCACCTCGCTGCTCGTCGGCCTCCTGCTCGTCCTGCTCCACGCTCTGCTGCACCGCCCCGCCGACAGCATCGACGACGAGGCCGGGAGATGGTACACGCCAGTGCCGCCGTCCAGCTACTAG